One Terriglobia bacterium genomic window, GTGGCCATTAACCTGATCTACACCCATTGCGAGTATTCCTGCCCGCTTGAAACCGCGCGGCTGGTGCAGGTGCAGAAACTGCTCGGCGACCGGGTTGGAAAAGATATCTTTTTCTATTCCATCAGCATTGATCCCAAGCGCGACACGCCCGAAGTCCTGAAGGAGTACGCCGAGAAATACCACGTTGGCCCAGGATGGCTGTTTCTCACCGGCAAGAAGGACGAGATTGATTTCCTCAGCAAGAGACTCGGGCTTTACTCCGATCCCGCCGTTAGCCTGGACGGGCACACGCCTCATCTTCTGATCGGGAATGAGCCCATGGGCCAGTGGATGCGCAACTCCGCGCTCGACAACCCGCGTTTTCTTTCGCAGATGCTCGGCGAGTTTATTGACAACTACAAAAACGCAAAGCTGACGCAGCCGTCCGCTCCTGCCCAGGCGGCAAAGCTCAACTTCGACAAGGGACAGTACCTTTACACGCGGCAGTGTGCCCCCTGCCACACCATCGGCAACGGTGACAAGATCGGGCCGGACCTGCTGGGCGTGACCAACGTGCGCAATCGCGATTGGTTGGTACAGAAGCTCCTGAAACCGGACCAGATGCTGGCTGACAAAGATCCGCTCACTTTGGCGCTAAATGAAAAATATAAGAACGTAAAGATGCCGAACCTGCGCCTGAGCGACGAGGAAATCAACATCCTGATCGCCTATATGGTGTCGCAAACCTCGGCCCACGACCGGGAAGGGGCAGCCGCAAAAACGGGAGGCGGCGCAAGCGCGCAGCCTCAGCCCAAATAAGGAACTCCGGCAACTCTGATGTATTGGCCTGCATTTGAATTCGATTACCGCCTTGATCTTGCTCGGCTCATGCCGCACATCGCGGCCATTGAGTCCTACCGGCAGGCTGCCGTTACGCGTGTGCTTCCGCCGCAATGGCGGGAACAGCCGGTCCGGCCTGATTCAAATTCATCAGAGAACCTGAAGGCCGCCCACCTGGCCCAGGCGCGCGCCTGGGTGACCGAGCGTTTTACCCCGGCGAGCGCTCCGCTTTCCCTGGACGATCTGCTGACCATGCACCGCATCGCCGCCGACCCAACCAACCCGGAGTGCACGCCCGGAACTTTGCGGACCCTGCCCGTTCAGGTGGGACGGCGCGAGGTGGGCGGTCTGCACCTGGGAGCGCCTGCGGAGAGCCTGCCAAGGTTGATGGAACAATACATCCAGTTCATCACCAGCGAAAAATCGCTGAAACTACATCCTGTCATGCACGCCCTTGTGGCCCACTTCTTCCTGGTGACCATCCACCCGTTTGATGATGCGAATGGGAGAGTCTCCCGCCTGCTCACCGCGGGACTTCTCTCCCAGCGCGGCTACAACGTGCACGGCGGGTTTTACGCCTTCTCCGCATACTTCTACCAGAATGACATCGAGTACCACACGCTTCTTCACCGCTGCTGGCTGCTATCCCCTCCGTTTGATCTGACCCAGTTCGTCGCTTTTGGCATGCAAGGATTTGTGATGGAGTTAAGGAGCATTGACAGTTTTGTGAAGATGAAACTGAACCGAATCGTCGACCGCGAGACGCTGATAGCGGCAGCACACCGGAAACGCTCTAGGAGATTCGGTCAGATGACTCATCGCTCGGCAGTTTTTCTTTGAGTAGTCGTTTAGAGCATCATTT contains:
- a CDS encoding SCO family protein, coding for MLGSFALLAAIIAALFAPSVLADRLPADRFPNIELTTQDGKKVHFYDDLIKDKIVAINLIYTHCEYSCPLETARLVQVQKLLGDRVGKDIFFYSISIDPKRDTPEVLKEYAEKYHVGPGWLFLTGKKDEIDFLSKRLGLYSDPAVSLDGHTPHLLIGNEPMGQWMRNSALDNPRFLSQMLGEFIDNYKNAKLTQPSAPAQAAKLNFDKGQYLYTRQCAPCHTIGNGDKIGPDLLGVTNVRNRDWLVQKLLKPDQMLADKDPLTLALNEKYKNVKMPNLRLSDEEINILIAYMVSQTSAHDREGAAAKTGGGASAQPQPK
- a CDS encoding Fic family protein; the encoded protein is MYWPAFEFDYRLDLARLMPHIAAIESYRQAAVTRVLPPQWREQPVRPDSNSSENLKAAHLAQARAWVTERFTPASAPLSLDDLLTMHRIAADPTNPECTPGTLRTLPVQVGRREVGGLHLGAPAESLPRLMEQYIQFITSEKSLKLHPVMHALVAHFFLVTIHPFDDANGRVSRLLTAGLLSQRGYNVHGGFYAFSAYFYQNDIEYHTLLHRCWLLSPPFDLTQFVAFGMQGFVMELRSIDSFVKMKLNRIVDRETLIAAAHRKRSRRFGQMTHRSAVFL